The nucleotide sequence CCTGATCCAGCGTGGCTGAAGGCAGGGGTTGCGGTTTACCGATAATTGAGTGGATCAGATCACGTCCGTGAGCCGACACTTCTTTTGTGTAATTTTCATCACCCCAGCCATTCCAACGACGACCCATACCTTCACCTTTTATTCTTGTTACCGACTGATTGCCCGAATTGTGGCAATCGTGGAGATTTTGTTCTTTATCAACAGGCCGTTTTTTAACAACCTGTTAGACCCGGACACGAGACAGGGTTACACTGTCAGCCGTGAAAAATAAGCGTCAGAGTCCTTCATAGTGCGCCCACTATAAAGCGTTTATCCGGACAATCACTGACCCAACGGGACAACACAGTAGTAAATTGAGCCAGAGTAGTAAATTCAGCCAGTCGATGATTGATCAGGACTCTTTGGGCACGGCCTCAGCCAATGCCATTCGCCAATACTTACGCGCCGCGCAGGATTACAACATCCAGGCGGAGGATGCACTGAATGCCGTCGGTATGCCACTGGGGCTGATCGATAACTCAGTCGCACGGGTGAATGGCCGCGACTTTCAAAGCCTGATTCATTGGTTGATCGAGCAAACGCAAGATCCGCTATTCGGGCTGAAAAGTGCGCGCTATGTGCAGCCCGGCTCTTACAGCCTGGTCGGTTATATGGCCATGAATTCCCGCAGTGCCCGCGAAGCACTGCACCTAACACCCGAATACGAAGCCATTGTCGGTGATATGGGAATCACCAAAATTGAAAAATACGGTCCGCATCTGGCCATGCGCTGGGTGTGTCAGTACGACGATCTTCTGGTTCGTCCTCACATGATCGATAACGTGCTCGGCTCCTGGTTGCTGTTTGCCCGCTGGCTGGCGGATATGGATGAAGGCAAACCGGAAAAGGTTCTGTTTGAACGCCCAAAACCCGATGCCAGCTTACTGCCCGCTTACGAAGAAATTTTTGGCTGCCCGCTGGAATTTAACGCCGATAGAAGCGCCCTGATTTTTCCGGAAGAGCTGCTGGATACCCCACTGCGTCAGCCCGACCCAATATTACTCACGACGCTTGAACAACAAGCCAGTGCCGTCATGTCTGAAATTCAGGAGCGCCATCCGATTGTGATGCAAACCCGCACGTTATTGCGCACACTGATGGATGAAGGCTTACCACGACGGGAAAAAGTAGCGGAACATTTAGGGATTACCGAGCGAACGCTGCAACGACGCCTGCAAGACGCCGGCACCGGCTACCAGCAACTGCTGGATGATTTACGCCAGGAAACAGCCATCGATTGGTTAACTACCACCGACCTTGCGATTAACGATATTGCGCTGAAACTGGGCTTCAGCGAAGCCCGCTCCTTTCACCGCCGCTTTAAAACCTGGACCGGTATCACACCAGGAGAATATCGTCAGCAGCACAGCAGCTGACTTTTACCCTAATGCAATGGCCTGACGAATCAGGTTTTGTTTGGAAAAATTACCACCGGTTATTTTCGCTAACACGCCCTCTTTGCCTACCAGACTGAGCATGATTTCAGCTTCCGTACTACCTTGCCGATGTAAGCTTGCTGCCTGCTGACACAGCTTTATCAGGTTATTGTATTTATCCTGCAGCGCCTGTTTGCCCTTTTCGACAATGCCGTTATGCGGACAGAATAACACCTCAAAATCCAGTGCCAGCAGTGTTTCCAGACTGGTGATTAACTGCGCTAAATTTTCGTCTGCTCGCAACATTTTCAGCGAACGGGAAATATACATATCACCGCTGAACAAATATTTTTGCTGCGGGAAAAATAAGCAGGTCAGGTCTTTTGCATGCCCGGGAGTATGGACGGCGATGATTTCCGTACCGTCATCCAGCCGCATTGATTCTGGCAATGGCTGAGTCCGTGCCGGAATCAAACGCCCCCAGATCAGTTGTTGTAACCAGGGTGTGCGGTAACCCGTTGCGATTTTTTGTTGTCCTAACTCAGGGGCATACGGCAACAGGTTTTTCATCTCAGCAATACGGCTGGCATTCCCGGCATGATCCTCATGATGATGAGTAATCAACAAACGCTGAATATCAACGTCGCCCAGCTCCTTACGGATAAAACGCCATTGATTGCTTGGGCCACAGTCAATCAGGGTGTCTCCCACCCGATAAACAATAAAGGTGGTATTAATGCCTGCGTTGAAGCGCCCAACCCGGAACCCTTCAACCGTATGAGCGCCATTGTCGTAGCAATAGTGTTTTAAAACTGCCATAAGAATCACATCATCGTTGACCGGCTGAGCAGTATGCACGGCACTGTGAAACGGGCAATGGCCGAATCGCCAGCCATGAATGACAGATATGACCACAACAATAATCCGCTATCAGTAATATCCGCTCTCTCTTTTGGCAGCCTTCGGACAAGAAGCAGTCGAGTTACGAGCCACAAATCGCTATAATCCGCGCCCTTTTGCATAAACACCCGAGACCTACCATGCCCTCTCCTGCTTCCTCCTTCGCTGATTTAGGCTTATCCGCCGACATTCTTAAAGCCATTGAGGAGCAAGGATACACCCAGCCGTCTCCAATTCAGGCGCAAGCAATCCCAGCGGTATTAACGGGTCAGGATGTCATGGCAGCCGCTCAAACCGGCACCGGTAAAACCGCAGGCTTTACCCTGCCCATTCTGGAAAAGCTCAGCAGTGGCGAGCGGGCACGTCCGAATCAGGTACGTGCTCTGATCATTACGCCAACCCGTGAGCTGGCTGCTCAGGTGGGTGATAACGTACGGGCGTATTCGGAACATTTGCCGCTGACTTCGGCGGTGGTGTTTGGTGGTGTCAAAATTAACCCACAAATGATGCGAATGCGTCGTGGGGCTGATGTTCTGGTTGCCACCCCGGGCCGGCTGCTGGATTTATATCAGCAAAATGCCGTGCGCTTTAAACAACTGGAAGTGCTGGTACTGGACGAAGCTGATCGCATGCTCGACATGGGCTTTATTCACGACATTAAAAAGATTCTGAATATTCTGCCGAAAGAGCGTCAGAACCTGCTGTTTTCGGCCACTTTTTCTGACGACATCAAAGACTTGGCGAAACGTCTGACCAACAACCCGATCGAAATTTCAGTGACACCAGCCAACAGCACCGCTAAAAAAGTTGAGCAGGTTATTCACCCGGTAGATAAAAAACAAAAGCCACGTTTGCTGAAATATTTAATTAAAGAAAATAACTGGCAGCAGGTATTGGTATTCTGCAAAACCAAACACGGCGCCAATCGCCTGACCCGCTATCTGGAAGAAAATAATATTTCAGCCGCAGCCATTCATGGCAATAAAAGTCAGGGCGCACGTACCCGGGCATTGGCAGAATTTAAATCGGGTGATATCAGTGCTTTAATCGCCACCGATATTGCAGCTCGGGGCATTGATATTGATCAGCTGCCTCAGGTGGTGAACTTTGATTTGCCCAACGTGGCCGAAGATTATGTTCACCGTATTGGCCGTACCGGTCGTGCGGGAGCCAGCGGTCATGCAGTGTCTCTGGTCGCAGCGGATGAAGTCAAAGAATTATCTCAGGTTGAAAATCTGATCGGCAAATTACTGGAACGCGATTATATTCCGGGCTTTGAGCCAGTACACGAAGTGCCGGTTACTACTTTACGCGCCAAACCGAAAAAGCCTAAAAAGCCCAAGAAACCGAAAACGTTTTCTGAACATAAAGATGGCCAGAGAAGTGGTGAAAAGAAACATCACGCTCAGGCTAAAAATGGCAGATCAGGAAATAAACCGACCGGCAATAAATCATCGACTAATAAAACGTCGGGTAATTCAGAGAATAAAAATTCTCCCTGGAAAAAGTCCGGCGCCACCAAACGTAAGGTTGAAGGTGTGGCTAACAAAAATTCCAATAAACCAATACGCAAGCCACAAAAAAGAAAACCGGCCAATTAAGCCGGTTTTCTGCGTAAATATTGTTTGAACGGTTGCCTTTATTTAGCAATAACACCCACCAAATAATCAAACACCCGCTGCGGCGATATTTCCCGATAACAAGGTGGCTGAATATCGCCCGGCTCATTAAGCAAACACTTTTTCGATAAACACGGTGCACAGTGCAGCTCACTTTTCATCACTTCAACCTGCGGGCCTAACACGCCGGTTAGCGATGCATCGGTTGCACCATAAATTGCTACGGAAGGGACTTCTAAGGCAGCAACCACATGCGATAAACCGGTATCGACGCCGACCACCGCCTGAGCATACGCCAGATAGGCATTCAGATCGTTCAGGCCCATTTTAGGCAGCACAGACACCCCATCGATGCCATCCGCAATACGTTCAGCGCGTTGTTTTTCTTCTTCATTACCCCAAGGCAGCATCACTTGTCGGCCAGACTGGGTAACCAGCTCGGCCAGTTGTTTCCAGTAAGCTTCTGGCCAGAGTTTGGTAATCCAGGTGGTGCCATGCAGAAACACCCAATAACCACCTTGCACATCCGGGCGCTGCCAACGGCTGCGATCAACGCCGTACGATAATGAATCGGGCACCTGATACCCCAACACCTGAGCAAACAACTGGCGCACACGAGGAATGGCATGCTGGCCTTTAGCAATAGCCTGGGGAAATTGATAAGCCTTAGCGGCGAGTGGTTCACGACAGGAATGTTTATCCAATCCGTAGCGCGGGCCATTTGCCATGCGGGTAAACAAAGCACTTTTAATCAGCCCCTGAGCATCCAATACAATATCGTATTGCTCAGCCTTTAATTGCTGGCGGAATGCTTTCAGCTGTTGGCGGTTTTCTTTATTGAATAAATTTTTGCGCCAGCGCCGCCAGGCCACCGGAATTACTTTAGTAACGGCCGGGTGCCAGGTCGGAATATCCGCAAATGCCTCTTCCACCAACCAGTGTATTTCCAGTCCGGCAACCTGCTGAAACGCATCCTCAACGGCAGGTAATGTGTGGAAGACATCCCCCAGAGAGGAGGTTTTAACAACTAATACTTTCACAGTGGCTCTCGGTTGCAGAAAAACAGGGGCAATAGTGCAAAACGCGCACTTTACGTGATTTCAGGCCGGATTCAAACTCAACCAGCGCAGCTAACGGCGCTTGACTTTACCCAGCCCAAACGCAACCATCCGCGCTTTGATTCTTCTAATTGTCTGAACTGAGAACCCTCTTGCTGAAATCGTGGAAATTCTGGGCCAGCACAGGCCTGCTAGCTGGCCTGATCTATCTGGTAGAAAGCAGCTTTGGCTGGCTGAATGTGTTGGCGAGCTGGAAAAGCATCGCCCCCCAGACATTGGCGGTTGCGGTTGGCCTGATGCTGGTCAGTTATATGTTGAGAGCCGTACGGTTTTACGACTTCTTCTATCATTATTGCCAGGGACAATTCAGTCTGCTGACGCGCATCACGGTGATCCATAATTTCTTCAATAATCTGTTGCCAATGCGCAGTGGCGAAACCACATTCCCTTTATTGATGAAACAACAATTCGGACTGCCCTATCGCCACAGCGCCCCCGCACTGCTATGGCTGCGCCTGCTCGACTTATACGCATTACTGGTACTGGCCGCGATCTATCTGACCGATCTGCTACCCGTTAGTGACGTGATCCAACTGAGCTTCAGCGCGGCTCTGTTGTTATTGCCTTTGATTGTGTTGCCACTGCAAAACCGTATTGAAGGCTTTTTACAGGCTCATCCCAGCGGCTGGTCCGGTAAAGTTGTCGACCTGATGCACGCTTTACCGAAGTCACCCTGGCCGTTTGTACGGGCATTATTCTGGACGCTGATTAACTGGGCATTGAAACTGGCGGTATATGCCTGGTTACTGCAACAGTTTTTATCATCAACGTCAGACCCGGTGCCTTTTGCGCAGAGCTGGGTCGGAGCGACTACCGGAGAGCTCTCCAGTGTATTGCCGATTAATGGCGTTGCTGGTGCCGGAACCTATGAAGCTGGCATTGTTGCAGGACTGCTCCCCTGGGGAGTCGATAAGAGCAATGCACTGGCGGCTGCCGTAAACCTACACCTGTTTGTATTGGGCAGTACCTTTTTGCTAACGGGTGTTATTGCTTTGCTTACCAGCCGGATTAAGCGCTCTGACAAGCACTGATATCAAGCAACGATGACATTACTTTAGTTTTATCAGCTACGGCTTTTGGGTATCATCCCTGCACTTTTTATGTTTATCCGATTTTCAGAGTGGTATTTATCTTGACTGAGGCCAACAAACCGTCGTTATCCATTGTTATTCCAATGTTTAATGAAATCGACAACGTCACACCGATGGTTGCCCGTGTACATGAAGGCATGG is from Bacterioplanoides sp. SCSIO 12839 and encodes:
- the waaC gene encoding lipopolysaccharide heptosyltransferase I is translated as MKVLVVKTSSLGDVFHTLPAVEDAFQQVAGLEIHWLVEEAFADIPTWHPAVTKVIPVAWRRWRKNLFNKENRQQLKAFRQQLKAEQYDIVLDAQGLIKSALFTRMANGPRYGLDKHSCREPLAAKAYQFPQAIAKGQHAIPRVRQLFAQVLGYQVPDSLSYGVDRSRWQRPDVQGGYWVFLHGTTWITKLWPEAYWKQLAELVTQSGRQVMLPWGNEEEKQRAERIADGIDGVSVLPKMGLNDLNAYLAYAQAVVGVDTGLSHVVAALEVPSVAIYGATDASLTGVLGPQVEVMKSELHCAPCLSKKCLLNEPGDIQPPCYREISPQRVFDYLVGVIAK
- a CDS encoding lysylphosphatidylglycerol synthase transmembrane domain-containing protein; translated protein: MLKSWKFWASTGLLAGLIYLVESSFGWLNVLASWKSIAPQTLAVAVGLMLVSYMLRAVRFYDFFYHYCQGQFSLLTRITVIHNFFNNLLPMRSGETTFPLLMKQQFGLPYRHSAPALLWLRLLDLYALLVLAAIYLTDLLPVSDVIQLSFSAALLLLPLIVLPLQNRIEGFLQAHPSGWSGKVVDLMHALPKSPWPFVRALFWTLINWALKLAVYAWLLQQFLSSTSDPVPFAQSWVGATTGELSSVLPINGVAGAGTYEAGIVAGLLPWGVDKSNALAAAVNLHLFVLGSTFLLTGVIALLTSRIKRSDKH
- a CDS encoding DEAD/DEAH box helicase, translating into MPSPASSFADLGLSADILKAIEEQGYTQPSPIQAQAIPAVLTGQDVMAAAQTGTGKTAGFTLPILEKLSSGERARPNQVRALIITPTRELAAQVGDNVRAYSEHLPLTSAVVFGGVKINPQMMRMRRGADVLVATPGRLLDLYQQNAVRFKQLEVLVLDEADRMLDMGFIHDIKKILNILPKERQNLLFSATFSDDIKDLAKRLTNNPIEISVTPANSTAKKVEQVIHPVDKKQKPRLLKYLIKENNWQQVLVFCKTKHGANRLTRYLEENNISAAAIHGNKSQGARTRALAEFKSGDISALIATDIAARGIDIDQLPQVVNFDLPNVAEDYVHRIGRTGRAGASGHAVSLVAADEVKELSQVENLIGKLLERDYIPGFEPVHEVPVTTLRAKPKKPKKPKKPKTFSEHKDGQRSGEKKHHAQAKNGRSGNKPTGNKSSTNKTSGNSENKNSPWKKSGATKRKVEGVANKNSNKPIRKPQKRKPAN
- a CDS encoding AraC family transcriptional regulator, with translation MSQSSKFSQSMIDQDSLGTASANAIRQYLRAAQDYNIQAEDALNAVGMPLGLIDNSVARVNGRDFQSLIHWLIEQTQDPLFGLKSARYVQPGSYSLVGYMAMNSRSAREALHLTPEYEAIVGDMGITKIEKYGPHLAMRWVCQYDDLLVRPHMIDNVLGSWLLFARWLADMDEGKPEKVLFERPKPDASLLPAYEEIFGCPLEFNADRSALIFPEELLDTPLRQPDPILLTTLEQQASAVMSEIQERHPIVMQTRTLLRTLMDEGLPRREKVAEHLGITERTLQRRLQDAGTGYQQLLDDLRQETAIDWLTTTDLAINDIALKLGFSEARSFHRRFKTWTGITPGEYRQQHSS
- a CDS encoding MBL fold metallo-hydrolase, translated to MVISVIHGWRFGHCPFHSAVHTAQPVNDDVILMAVLKHYCYDNGAHTVEGFRVGRFNAGINTTFIVYRVGDTLIDCGPSNQWRFIRKELGDVDIQRLLITHHHEDHAGNASRIAEMKNLLPYAPELGQQKIATGYRTPWLQQLIWGRLIPARTQPLPESMRLDDGTEIIAVHTPGHAKDLTCLFFPQQKYLFSGDMYISRSLKMLRADENLAQLITSLETLLALDFEVLFCPHNGIVEKGKQALQDKYNNLIKLCQQAASLHRQGSTEAEIMLSLVGKEGVLAKITGGNFSKQNLIRQAIALG